The Argopecten irradians isolate NY unplaced genomic scaffold, Ai_NY scaffold_0874, whole genome shotgun sequence genome includes a region encoding these proteins:
- the LOC138313727 gene encoding ubiquitin thioesterase OTUB1-like, with amino-acid sequence MSWSVYLCIMFDVLYHCRFKEVATKSKDELVSLGFPQFTIEDFYETFMEVVEKVGTPCTSEELHETFIDQGTSDYLVVYLRLLVSGYLQKETDFFQNFIEGGRTVKEFCNQEVEPMGKESDHLQVMALTSALGVPVRVVYMDRGDSGQCNHHDFPEDSKPSVYLLYRPGHYDILYS; translated from the exons ATGAGCTGGTCAGTctacttgtgtatcatgtttGATGTTCTGTATCATTGTAGGTTTAAGGAAGTAGCTACCAAAAGTAAAGATGAGCTGGTCAGTCTTGGTTTCCCACAGTTTACTATAGAAGATTTTTATGAAACT TTTATGGAGGTGGTGGAGAAGGTTGGGACACCATGTACAAGTGAAGAGCTACATGAAACATTTATCGACCAGGGAACTTCTGATTATCTTGTGGTATATCTAAG ATTGTTAGTGTCTGGATATCTCCAGAAAGAGACAGACTTTTTCCAAAATTTTATTGAAGGAGGACGGACAGTGAAGGAATTTTGTAATCAG GAAGTTGAACCTATGGGAAAAGAGAGTGACCATCTACAAGTGATGGCCCTGACCTCTGCATTAGGTGTACCAGTGCGAGTTGTGTATATGGATCGTGGGGACAGTGGTCAATGTAATCACCATGACTTTCCAGAAGATTCCAAGCCTTCTGTGTATCTATTATATCGTCCTGGACACTATGATATTCTGTATTCCTGA